In Epinephelus lanceolatus isolate andai-2023 unplaced genomic scaffold, ASM4190304v1 scaffold41, whole genome shotgun sequence, the sequence CAACTGCCACACTATGAAATGTATACTAACTACTGGTTTTGCTCCTTAATGACTTGATGACTCCAGAGGTTACAGTAATATACAGCATGCTAAACAGCATGGAGTTAATCataaaacagagacatgaaTATCTGACAGCTACTCACAGGGTTGGTAGTCTCTGTTCTTTCATACAGGTTGTCTTCTTCCTCACACCTGAGCTGCAATGATGAGCGCAGTATGAAAGAATATTCTGTTGGCACAAAAGACCAAAACACTCTGTGTGCAGATTTCTTTAGTTGAACCTTCCTCACCTGTTCTATTCTTATGGGCCGACAGATGCATGAGTTTCTCTGAGCCCATATATAAGCGTTCCTCCTTAACATTTCACGCCTTTTTCTGAGGCGGTAGTAAATGACTGGGGTGAGTGTTACAGTGATGACCACAATCACAGCAACAATAGCTCCTGCTGTAGTTCCTGCTGTAGGTCCACGTCCGTCAATCACTGTTGATGGAGATGTGATATTGAGTACAGGCTCACAGTCTTCCATACCCACTCCTGCTGTAATTTCAGCTGTAGTTCCTGCTGTAGGTCCACGTCCGTCAATCACTGTTGATGGAGATGTGATATTGAGTATAGGCTCACAGTCTTCCATACCCACTCCTGCTGTAATTTCAGCTGTAGTTCCTGCTGTAGGTCCACGTCCGTCAATCACTGTTGATGGAGATGTGATATTGAGTACAGGCTCAAAGTCTTCCATACCCACTCCTGCTGTAATTTCAGCTGTAGTTCCTGTATTAGGTCCACGTCCGTCAATCACTGTTGATGAAAATGTGATATTGAGTACAGGCTCACAGTCTTCCATACCCACTCCTGCTGTAATTTCAGCTGTAGTTCCTGCTATAGGTCCATGTCCGTCAGTCACTGTTGATGGAGATGTGATTTTGAGTATAAGCTCACAGTCTTCCATACCCACAAGGTTCTGGACGGTACAGCGGTATGTTCCAGAGTCCCTCTCTGTGATCTTATCCAAGTATAAGTCCCCTTCTGGAGCATCAACAAAGGCATCTGGATCCAGCATCCGGTTTACGCAGAGCTTTGCCCATCTGTATTTAAGCGGTGGAGTGCCTTGTGAGGATCTGCATCTGAGCCTTATATTTGTATCTAACACAGCTTCATCATCCATGTAACATACCGGTTTGTCTGGCCTCTCCATTACAGTCAGAAGAATGTCTTTAATCTGTTCTCTTGCTAGGTTTCTCACCTTACATTGGTATGTTCCAGAATCTGTAAGCTTAAGGTCAGTGATGCTTAGAGAAGCATCACCGTCTTGGGGCTCAGGAGATGTAAAGTAGATCCTGTTCTTTAAAGGGGCATATAAATTATTATGAATGATACTTTGAGTATACCAGAGTATAAGTTTGTCATCTTCCTGcctgtttggtggcacaatgtTCCACTCTATGTCCAAATTTTCCACATCCTCAGAATCAAGGGTGAACTGACAGTTAAGAGACACATTTCTATCTCTAGCTCCATAATAGTGATTACTGTCAGATGTTATTTTTAGAGAATAAGCTGGTTCTGGGGTAAGAGCGCATAATATCATCATGGCAAATATCCATAGCTCGGTGAAATATCCTGGGAGGCAGCAATGTTGATGCACAAGCATAATGATGTACTTGGATAGGTTGGCTGCAGATTCAGGTTGCACTGCCTGGGTTTCACTGTAAATCATAAGGGTTACAGTTAGGGCAGGACTGTATATGGGGACATACATGTTAAACATGGTGCAAGAAAACTGGTCTATTACAGCACATTAGACCTCCTCACaccatttttgctgagtgggaGAGTGAGAGGTATCCTCTTAGCCACCCGGACCCTATACATACAACCTCATGAACATCATCAGAGTCACTTTCATGATGAATGAGGGATGCAGAATTTACTAAATAAAATATCTCAGAAAAAAAGATCAAGTGTGGTTAAGGAGCTTTTTTGAAGTATTCAGGTGTAAAATGAAATCACagattcactgtgtgtgtatgtttcttttaaatgttaataaatgtaTCTGTTTGagtaaagatgtgtgtgaaggtccttagtcatccaggtcatggtaaagCAAAGGCTCATCTAAAGTCTGAAGGCAACTGGACTGTTTGAAAATCTTGAGTAAAGTCATGAgttttttttcagaaaatacAGATTTAGCATCATTAGTCACATAActgaatattaaaaatatttcaagGGTCATGAGCTGATGTAAACTAGATGTCTAAATAACtataattaaaaatattatttacatgtCATATGATGTTGATTACAAGAATGTGAGATTGTTTAAATTACCCTTTCTCCTGTGatgtaaagaaaataaagccTACAAATATCACTTTTGAGGCATTTTAAGCtacaacaatcacaaaaagccCACAATGGTAATAATACACACAGTATATAAAATATTCCAAAGCATATTCTGTAAATGatgtaatacattttttattatgtCAAATGAGATCTATTTGACCCCTGTTAAATATGGAGAGACAGCTTTACAGTAAGTTGGGTTATAATTGCCACAGCTCTGTAATATTAAAGTAGTGTGCTACTTAATAGCAGAATACATAGTATCAGACTTTTTAcaagttttaatattttactgCAAAAGTGGGTCCTCAGTTATTACTATACAGACAAAATGGACAGATTCACTTGCAGAACTTTTACCTCCACCTCCGCCAATCATAGCTCAGAGAtttcaaactaaaataaaactttatctACAAAAGAGACCAAAGTGGGCCACAAATCCACATCTGAACAGCATTTTAGCAAGAAAAAGTGTAAAAGTGTGGTGTAATTGTGCAGCATTACAGCAATGTAACAGGAAAAGGAAACAGAAAGTGGACTACAAACCAGAAATTGATTCTTACCTGGAGAAGAGCTGAAACCTTTCAAAACCTGTGCAGATTTAGCAACATCAACATCACTAACACACTGGAGCAGCCATTCAGTGCAGTCATTGACTTTTCAGCCAATCCCATGTCCTCTGTGCGTGAAGGGCACGAAGAGAGCAAAGGTTCAGGAGGAATCATGGACAGAGGTGTTGCAGCAACCAGTAATCACGTAAAAACCAAAAATACTGACATGTTGGATATCTGTGCAGTCTGGGCAATGAATGActgcttgttgtttttgttgtacttTATTAGCATTCATTAGCATGGTTTTAATCTTCCaatcttcccatctccctcctgggacgaatagccacagttaagatgaaaattctaccccaaattaactattttttttccatgattccattcacacccacatcaaaatggttcctgtcattagattctgcaattataaaattctactcaaagaacaaaacagcaaaaaatagcctaagcacccttcagaaaaacaaattggaagggggattggacgctcctaactttaaacattactatttagctaaccagctacaatacctattgaaatggttatatcctaacgaagactacaactcctggctcgaactagaacaggcggactgcaacaatataaaactctctgacctcccgtttatgaccactacactcagacgtcataactgttttaagaacccaatgattgcttccaccttatcagcctggtggaaaacactagaaatcacaaactctccgatagaaccttgcttgctctctacaatttggcacaacccggattttgaaattaacaaaagacctctccattttagcacacgggagatgaagggagtaactcatctccatcaccttttccaagacaatatacttatgacatacacaaacttatttcaaacttttgaaataagaaatggcaattttctacaatatttacaattgataaaaacaatcaagaggagaattccagtgcctcaggacactttgcagccaccagaatttgccaaacatattacaaagctttctccgagtaataagaagaacctttctaagatttataaattactgtcaaagaccagttctatacatttaccaactttaaaatgggaaaaagaactGGGTGTATCACCAgaccctgacttctggactcagatatgcaaaaatacatttaagatgacaagacacactaatatacaacttatccaatttaaagtactccacagaacacacacatcacccaacaaaagatgaatagaatgggcttCAGTCAGtctgacacatgcactcagtgtactcagaacactgcagacacctactttcatgcactctggttatgttcacccgtccagcacttctggtctatagtcactcaaaaactctcctccattttggactgcaggatcccattatctcccaacctgtgcttaattggtCACCTGATGACAAGtgacctcccaaacagccactgcaactctcttcttgtagctctcgccatcgccaagaaaacaatcctagtcaactggaaagataaacagaccctcaacatcaaccattggctgaatctccttgtagaacatatttcgctggagaaaatatctgctggccacagaaaccaattaacatactttacagaaaaatggtcaccatttattcactcactaaacgtgtctgtatagtgccactcagcctgtgagcatatgctacctgtacatataaatattacaactcaagaaaCTGTCTGTTGTgactgttgtgtaatatgtaacgtgtttctgttaatgatgtaacccctaatccctctatctctctcaccacaatacACCAAAGCGGTTCATCAGAACTCAAggtcttaagcatgtgttaggtgcaccttcttccccttgaatcggggtctcctcgtgctccctgggcctggggcggcgtggccggtcccccctggggggctgtttccgcccctggtggtgcggggtgggtgggctcctcctccccccccccttcgctccgctcctgcccttccccctccctcctccctctccccgtccctccctgctcctctctcctggCCTCGGGTGGGCCCGGGGTCCTCCCCTGGGTTGCGGGGCCTGGCGTGGGGACTGGGTGCTGCCCGCGGggggtgttctggtgctgcACAGTGTGGGCCTGGCCGTTGGTGTGCGGCCGCCGGTGGGGGGCGGGTCGGATGGGCTGGGGGTCCGGCTTTGGGTCTGTGGCGGTCTGGGGGGGTACTGGCGGGGTTGTGGGTTGGTCTGTGCtcctgcgcgtcggggttcgggggggctgggtggggcccgtcgtccgtgcaccctggtggcgcgccttgtccttctgctgggggccgatttgctgcgggcggtgtggcccaggtcggGACCACTGCGGGGGCCCGACGCTGCAGTTGCCAGGGGGGCGGGGTTAGGTGGGGGCccgttgggtttccttggggcccgcctggcccgctgtccatgggcactgggggcctcgcggcgccggggtctggttggcgccacctcctggcccctcccatccatccctccagccctcgggctgggcctacactggcctggcctcctaacccacatttagttcactcaccacacattgcacagttttaatgcaccacatacactcactcttcgaggtgcagaccacggatggattggggggcttcataatggggcaggctatgggacagtggtgtccggtagccctccatgctgccccccagcccatccttatctgttctccaattttaaagcaccacatacacctacatcttgggggacagatgggaacaggttccaggtgccttatggctgcacgggctgcaggacagcagtgtgctgtagccatcagccttgcccccacctgtctcctatgtccctcaattttaatgcaccacatcacacttatgggcactcacattcacattcacggtgtagggttaatgtttctccgtcagggatcggagaatcatagtaaggggggggtggtgggtttacacacactgtagatacgcatggTGTGGCTAGTGgggcccggccctcctgggctgagggttggagccagggagcccatttacatcatggtaGTTTGGCTGGGTTCCCGGTGTCTGGGGGGTCCCGTGGCCCTGTGGCGGGCGGGCCGGGTGGTGCCCAgggggctctgtgggttcctgccggggttctgcctcctgaccggctgtggtttatgggccctctgctatggggtcccgatgggggattgactgctcgtggcggtccgctctctcctgtgtgttggtgggggccCGTCCTGGGGGGTTCAGGCGGGTGGCCCTTCGCGGTCCCCTGGCTCCCGATGCGACGGGGACATATGCCTTGCAGTATCACCGCCTCCTTGCCTCCCTCGTCCGCCCGGGCCTGGGTGGGCTCTCGTTACTGTCCGGTCCGGCGTCTGCTGGTGGCCGGCGCCTGGTGCGGGCCCGTCCGGTGTGGTGCTGGTTCTCTCCCCGGGGGCGGTGCCGGGCCCCCGCGCCTGGCTCCTTGGGTCGGGGGCGGTCCCTGGGAGCGTCCGTGGGTGGGGGCGGGCGTGTGGTCGGGGGcgggtggtggttggggggggtgggggcggtccgcgtcgggcggtgggtgggtgggccctcctgccccgcctgtctggggtgtgtctctggctctctgggggtgctggCCTTtgccgccctgggtccttgggcctgcgtggtgtcctgcagcctctgcagctccctggtcttggggtctgggcgctcctgcggtcttagggtgccataccgccccccttcccccgcagggctggccctggaccctggtgatggttttcataaacacattgggagggttcaaatacacgcatgcatgttcgatacttcagctccgtgacgcatcgcaaagaaccgatgggatcactccaaaggggcccacttgccccctcccccttgcttgtttccttactttccccctgacacactttggtgtatcacggccctctctgattTATAtataggaagtttttccaataaaggctgataggctagtctccagggagggtgggtgacggtcacaaccacgcacagtatgggtataaaatacttgactgcaagattaacagtgcatcaatcttcacaagaagcttacaccctttagtggcgctaagctatgaagaccaatgcagacaagtaaaaaaaaaaaaagcatggttTTAGATAgcttaaataacattttaaaacctGTTATATGCATTTAAATATACTCCAGGATCCCTTTAAACAAGTTGGTTGTTTTTATCAGCTGTTTTTTCCCTTATAGATCACAGCGTGCTCACACTGGAAACtttcagatagatagatagaaagatagatagaaagatagatagatagatagatagatagatagatagatttactttattgatcccaaacTGGGAAATTGTTTGGTTCCAGCAGCAGATGTACAAAACGTAAAAGTACACTATACAGTATAAAGCAGGTAGCTTAAATAGAATAAATCCAAATATAtacagaatataaaaaatatcagatataaaatatgaaataaaaactataaaacaggaaaaatagtTAGTGCAAAAACAAATATGACAGTGAGCAGGCAGTGGCCaggtattttattattatatagcAGAGAGTTGTGAGTTATCTCTGTCAGACAGATGTGAGTTATTGTACATTGTAATGGCTTgcggcaggaatgatttccctTATCGGTCTCTGTCTTTACTGTTTGCATACACCAGATCCAGGGTCTTGTTTTCTCTGGTGGGGCAGTCAACATACTGGTGGAAGGTTGGCAGTAGTTTGTCCAAAGTGACatgattaaaatcaccagtaatGACGGTGAAGGCATTGGGGTATCGAGTCTGAAAACTGCCAACAGTGgaggtgatgacatcacagacgGCCGCTGCATCAGCTGATGGAGGGATGTAAACAGCGATAACAATGGTGCACGTGAATTCCCGAAGCAGATAGTACGGGCGCATTCCCACAGCAAGCAGTTCAATGTCCGGGTTACAGACACGTTCGGTCACATGCACATGTCCGGGATTACACCACTTCTCACTCACATACAGTGCAATCCCTCCTCCCTTCTTCTTACTGCTGCTTACAACTTCTCTGTCCGCCCGGACGATGCTGAAGCCGGGTACCGCCACGCTGTGGTCCGGGATGTGTGAGTGCAGCCATGTCTCGgtgaacacaacacattacACTCGCGGTATTCCCACTGAGTCTAAATCAGCACGGCAAGCTCGTCCGTCTTATTCCCCAGGGACCTTACGCTCCCCGTGATTAACACTGGTACAGCAGTGCAAAATCTCCTCTTCTTCGCCCTCAGCTTGGCTCCAGCTCTGCACCCCCAATGTCTCCTCCACTGCTCCGCCGGGATTTCAGGCCTCGCTCTGGGCAGCAGTACAGGTTTACACAATGTAATCAGCTGGTCGTGAGTGTAAACAATGGCCCTGCCGTCCCGTCTCTGACCTTCCATTGCCACAGATAACAAGATGgccaaaaaagttttaaaaaagagagaagtCATTGCCTTTAGTGATTAGACAACTGACTGACTGGAAAACACAGTTGATAGGACAGATAGGACAGAACAGAATACGTGCTGATGTGCTACGGTGAGCGTGTTACCTCATTTCCTGTTGCTGTGTTACTGGTAGTGATAGCGTATTTATGCTGCTCCGGCTTTTCCGAACAgattattgttattttcattgttaCTTCTGCTAAATCCACGATTGAAATTTAAGCATCTTGTAGTCTCACTCATTCAAGAGCACTGTTATTTGTAACTTGTTCACTAAATCTATTCCTGTTTGAAGGTCTCTCAGCTTCACTAGCTAGCCTAGCTTAACCCAGTTGCCGTTTGCTAGCgatgtcttctctctctccctctcgttctcctcctctctactGCATTTATTAGGAGACAGCTGGAGAGACTCCACCAGCGGAAGGCCGCAGGACCTGATGGTATCAGCCCCAGGATCCCGAAGATCTGTGCCAGCCTGCTGTCTCCTGTTCTCCAACATTTCTACAAACTGAGCCTGAGTCTGGAGAAAGTCCTGCCTTGTTCCTGTCCCGAAAAGTCAACTCAATTGGACCTCAATGATTACCGACCAGTTGCCCtcacatgtcatgtgatgaaggtgctggagaggctgGTCTTGGCCCACAAGAGGCCGCAAATGAAGGTGCTGCTAGACCCTCTACACTTTGCTTACCAGCCCAATCTGGGAGTTGACGACACCGTCATCTGGCTGCTGCAACGAGCCCATTTGCACCTGGATGGTGGTGGCAGCACTGTGAGAATCATATTTATAGTACTGTATTTATCTACATATACGAGAATTAATTTTTGTTTAAAGTCTTTGAAAGAGTCTCCAAGTTAaaagttgggtgttttagcctttAGATACTGAGAAAGTGGTCTTCAACAATCTCATGAATGCTGGAGTCATATTTAagtcacttcctgttgtgtGAGACAAAGGGGTCATGGCTGTATCTCCATATTTGGCCAAACAGGTCTCAGTCATTCTCCAGccaactttgtatttttaataaataaagggTCTCAAAGTCAaaagttgggtgttttagcctttAGATACTGAGAAAGTGGCctaaataatcaatcaatcaaattttaTTTGTGTAGCCCACATTCACAAACCACAGTTTGCCTTGGAGGGCTTTACAATTTGTACAGAGACGACACCTTCTGTCCTTAGACCCTCGGTTCAAGTGAGGAAAAACTTGCCCCCATAAAACCCTTTTAGCAGGGGAAAAAAGGTagaagaaacctcaggaagagccgcagaggagggatccctctcccaggacggacagacgtgtaATGAGTGGCGCgggtacagaacagatcagcaaaaCAAAAGGGGTCATGACTGTATCTCCATACACCCATATTTGGCCAAACAGGTCTCAGTCATTCTCTAGccaactttgtatttttaataaaggaTCTCAAAGGTAaaagttgggtgttttagcctttAGATTCTGAGAAAGTGGTCTTCAACAATCTCATGAATGCTGGAGTCATATTTAagtcacttcctgttgttttAGACAAAGGGGTCATGACTGTCTGTCCATACACCCATATTTGGCCAAACAGGTCTCAGTCCTTCTCTAGCCAACtcagtatttttaataaataaaggaTCTCAAAGGTATACAAGTTGGGTGTTTTTGCAATGAAATGTGGGGATGTTGGGTCTAACAACCAACATCCCTAATTTCCCTTGTATAGGGCACAATACCAGCAAGTATGATCTATAGTGCTCTGTTGGATCTGCAGGATAAACCCAACATCTCCATATTAGTCCCTTTTGTGGAAAAACCCTTTGGGAAATAGGGTCTAACAAAGACAtgttcaattttcaattttcaattcaattttatttataaagcccaatatcacaaatcacaatttgcctcacagggctcaCATGTTGGGTCTATACTGTGATGTTGGATCTGACCCAACATCTCAGTAAAGACCCATCAAGTCTGTATAATCCACTTGTGATAAAGGAGCTAATATGGAGTTTTTGGGTTTATAGTGCAATGTTGGGTTTGACCAATATCTCTGTATGGACCCACAAACTCTGCCTTAGTGCCTTATAATTTTGTAGTCATGGGGAGATAACACCCTGGACAAGGTATACTCTAACATCAAACTGGGCTACAGGGCCAGAGCACTACCACACCTGGGCCAGTCCGACCACTTGTCCTTGCTTTTATTCCCCGCATATGCCCCCTCAGGAAAACTGCTCCCGCCATCACAAAGACTGTTGCCACATGGCCAGAGGGTGCCTcccagcagctgcaggactgCTTTGAGAGGACCAACTGGGGGGTCTTTGAACACCAGGACCTGGAGGTGTTCACACACAGTGTTCTGTGCGACATTAAGAACTGCACAGACACTGTCACAGTGGACAAACACATCTGTGTCTATCCCAACCAGAAGCCCCGGATGACGGTGCTAAAAGAGAGGAACACCGCATGGAGGTCCGGCAACAAAGACCTCTGCAGCACAGCCCGAGCCAACCTGAAGAGGGGCATCAGAGAGGCCAAGGCAGACTACAGGAGGAGGATAGAGGACCACCTGAGCAGTAACCACAGCAGGCAGGTGTGGCAGGGAGTTCAGAATCTGACCAACTACAGGACCAACCTCGGAGCTGCTGAAGGTCACCCCTCGCTGGAATAGGAGCTGAACATCTTCTTTGCCTGCTTCGAGGTCTCAGCACCAGAGACAGCACTACTACATCACATGGCCCATAGCAGCGTAAACCTCACAATCGAAAtttatgctgtttttattttatgaaataaTATTTCCCAGATTTCTGGGTAAATTAGTAAatgtagtttcttttttttttgtgtttatcttacgcaaacaatgaatttgaaagCTGAACACTTTGGAGGCAGTCACAGAGCAGAGAACATTGTCCAGATTCAGGTCAACACTGGACAACACCAACCACCCACTGCACTTCAGTGATAGACTGCTGTCCCAGAGGTGCTCCACAGACAGACTGGGGAAGTCTTTTGTCCCCCATGCAATTAGGTTGCACAACTCTCTGGCTATCTATTGATCCATAATGTCATGATTTGATcgttttgatgttttgtttaataaatgtattttagttttttattctTGCATTTGGGTCCTGCTCCATTGTGTTTCCTTAATTGGACATGACACATAATCTCAACTGAACCCTGACTTTTGTAACCCATCGGCCCACTAAAATGatacactttttttgttttttttgttttacaaattgtatattttctcttcctgtgacaaaaaaaaatacacttagttacattttaaaatggttCACACCAGTAAAATCTGCAAAAGTAATTCCTGCTGTTCTAATACCTTTGAAACTCATTGAAGGTTTCCAGTGTGAGCAAAAGCATGCTGTGGTCTGTAAGGGAAAAATCAGCtgatgaaaacaaccagcctGTTTAAAGGGAGCCTGGGAtatatttaaatgcatgtaacaggttgtaaaatgttatttaagcTATCTAAAACCATGCTAATGAATGCTAATAAAGTGcgacaaaaacaacaagcagGCATTCATTGCCCAGACTGCACAGATATCCAACATGTCAGTATTTTTGGATTTTACACAATTGCTGGTTGCTGCAACACCTCTGTCCATGATTCTTCCTGAacttttgctctgattggctgaaaaGTTAATGACTGCACTGATTGGCTGCTCCAGTGTGTTGGTGATGTTGTGGACTTTCTTTACTTTTCTGAACTGGCTTCAAGGTTCCTGCATCATCCTGCTTTGTGTTCTGCTAAATCTGCACAGGGTTTGAAAGGTTTCAGCTCTTCTCCAGGTAAGAGCCGATTTCTGGTTTGTAGCCCACTTTCTGTTTCCTT encodes:
- the LOC117263099 gene encoding uncharacterized protein LOC117263099, with protein sequence MLDPDAFVDAPEGDLYLDKITERDSGTYRCTVQNLVGMEDCELILKITSPSTVTDGHGPIAGTTAEITAGVGMEDCEPVLNITFSSTVIDGRGPNTGTTAEITAGVGMEDFEPVLNITSPSTVIDGRGPTAGTTAEITAGVGMEDCEPILNITSPSTVIDGRGPTAGTTAEITAGVGMEDCEPVLNITSPSTVIDGRGPTAGTTAGAIVAVIVVITVTLTPVIYYRLRKRREMLRRNAYIWAQRNSCICRPIRIEQLRCEEEDNLYERTETTNPVLSSFAEDNEKNASTEEGLTACVEAKEPCSLHTENGKNASHEEIMTAL